One segment of Rhodopirellula baltica SH 1 DNA contains the following:
- a CDS encoding FG-GAP repeat domain-containing protein yields MNAAGPCTRWLLAIVWMMCAANCGLAQHRVFVTSDRLTLGTERLRSASVRIGDIDRDGDLDVVVANGRHWPQQNELVINQGRAKFSIIRWLGEDQRTSYACEFADFDGDGDLDIASGNDMAKGQVFLNDGSGQFRLHGEYGDVSSLRSLLAHDIDQDGDIDLIATCRGRPNRIYVNDGEANFNSGPSFGRNTDSTIDVAAGDLNGDGHMDLVLANRDHQPNEILLGDAELQFSRSVPFGIGDEQSRAVAVADLNTDGHLDWVVANIGRANQVFFGDGAGGVAGSAEFGASDSQTYALVIADMNNDEVLDIVVGNLNQPGSVFFRREHEMNFDEVPFGEASASYGLDVGDLDGDGYVDIVVANSDDMNRIFLNRPSQ; encoded by the coding sequence ATGAATGCCGCCGGACCTTGTACGAGATGGTTGCTCGCCATTGTTTGGATGATGTGCGCCGCGAATTGCGGTTTGGCACAGCACCGGGTGTTCGTCACCAGCGATCGACTGACGCTCGGCACGGAACGACTTCGGTCAGCGTCGGTTCGAATAGGGGACATCGATCGCGATGGTGATCTTGATGTGGTGGTCGCGAACGGTCGCCATTGGCCGCAACAGAATGAATTGGTGATCAATCAGGGTCGGGCGAAATTTTCGATCATTCGTTGGCTTGGGGAGGACCAACGAACTAGCTACGCCTGCGAGTTCGCTGATTTCGACGGTGATGGTGACTTGGATATCGCCTCGGGAAATGACATGGCGAAGGGCCAGGTTTTCTTGAACGATGGGAGCGGCCAATTCCGTTTGCATGGCGAGTATGGTGACGTCTCGAGTCTTCGTAGTTTGCTAGCTCATGACATCGACCAGGACGGCGATATTGACTTGATTGCGACGTGCCGCGGACGCCCCAATCGTATCTATGTCAATGACGGCGAAGCTAACTTCAACTCTGGGCCATCGTTTGGTCGCAACACGGATTCAACGATCGATGTCGCGGCGGGGGATCTCAATGGCGATGGACACATGGACCTCGTTCTTGCCAATCGCGATCATCAACCCAATGAAATTCTTTTGGGGGATGCAGAACTGCAGTTTTCCCGCAGTGTGCCATTTGGAATCGGTGATGAGCAGTCGCGGGCTGTTGCGGTCGCCGATTTGAACACTGACGGCCACTTGGATTGGGTGGTGGCTAATATCGGTCGAGCCAACCAAGTCTTCTTTGGGGACGGTGCGGGTGGTGTTGCTGGATCGGCAGAGTTCGGTGCCAGCGATAGTCAAACGTATGCACTGGTGATTGCAGACATGAACAATGACGAAGTGCTGGATATCGTTGTCGGGAATTTGAACCAACCCGGATCGGTATTCTTTCGCCGCGAACATGAAATGAACTTCGACGAGGTTCCGTTTGGTGAAGCGTCGGCCTCGTATGGGCTCGACGTCGGCGACCTCGATGGCGACGGCTATGTTGATATCGTTGTTGCCAACTCAGATGACATGAACCGCATTTTTCTTAATCGGCCGAGCCAATGA
- a CDS encoding outer membrane protein assembly factor BamB family protein: MMNRLQWTSPARFVTVFWIAFIPAMDASAQSTTDWPSFRGPGNRGVAAGASILTEWNAHPEAEQTDGVAWATDVPGLGHSSPVVSGDRVFLLTAVPDDGETELNIAAGGNIDAAKDSGAYSWIVLCYDKTTGKELWQHTAHHGEPKATRHSKATHANSSVCVSGDRVVACFGSEGLYCYDLDGNQIWERDLGVVDVSKYGIGWGYASSPAIHGDRVAVICDDPDHPFVTVLQLSDGEEIWRSDRTEVCERSWGSPLIHEADGVTQMVINGWPWIVSYDFGTGEELWRLEGGGDNPIPTPFVSNGWIYITNAHGGKAPIYVIEPDARGTLSLDSEEESSAIVWSVERGGSYMSTPVVAGDYLYLGNSNGVVRCFHAETGEKAFQERLGKEAGVIASLVTADGNVYCASENGTVYVLKSGPELDVVAENPMGEPCFATPAISGDKLFIRTTKRLVAIGTTE, translated from the coding sequence ATGATGAATCGATTGCAATGGACATCACCCGCGCGTTTTGTGACTGTGTTTTGGATCGCGTTCATTCCAGCGATGGACGCATCTGCGCAGTCGACGACTGATTGGCCGTCCTTCCGTGGGCCGGGCAACCGGGGCGTTGCGGCGGGGGCATCGATTCTGACCGAATGGAATGCCCATCCTGAAGCCGAGCAAACGGACGGCGTTGCGTGGGCGACCGACGTGCCAGGATTGGGACATTCCAGTCCCGTTGTCTCGGGCGATCGAGTGTTCTTGCTCACCGCGGTTCCGGACGATGGCGAGACAGAATTGAACATTGCTGCGGGCGGGAACATCGACGCCGCGAAAGACAGTGGAGCGTACAGCTGGATCGTGCTGTGTTACGACAAAACGACCGGCAAGGAACTGTGGCAGCACACTGCTCATCATGGCGAACCAAAGGCGACGCGGCATAGCAAAGCGACTCATGCCAATAGCAGTGTCTGCGTCAGCGGCGATCGAGTGGTTGCGTGTTTTGGTTCGGAAGGTTTGTACTGCTACGATCTCGATGGCAATCAGATTTGGGAGCGTGATTTGGGTGTCGTGGACGTCAGCAAGTATGGGATCGGATGGGGCTATGCAAGTTCGCCTGCGATTCATGGCGATCGCGTGGCAGTGATCTGTGACGATCCGGACCATCCGTTCGTGACAGTGCTTCAGCTATCCGATGGCGAAGAAATCTGGCGTTCGGATCGGACCGAGGTTTGCGAGCGAAGTTGGGGATCACCTTTGATCCATGAAGCTGACGGTGTGACGCAGATGGTCATCAATGGTTGGCCGTGGATCGTTTCGTATGACTTTGGTACGGGAGAAGAGTTGTGGCGTCTTGAGGGAGGCGGTGACAACCCGATACCGACTCCATTCGTTTCTAACGGTTGGATCTACATCACCAACGCTCACGGAGGCAAAGCTCCGATTTATGTGATTGAGCCTGATGCTCGCGGTACGCTGTCGTTGGATTCCGAAGAAGAGTCCAGTGCAATCGTCTGGAGCGTTGAACGAGGTGGGTCGTACATGTCAACGCCGGTTGTTGCTGGGGACTATCTGTACCTTGGCAACTCCAACGGAGTGGTGCGGTGTTTCCATGCGGAGACCGGGGAGAAAGCGTTTCAAGAACGACTCGGAAAAGAGGCGGGCGTGATCGCGTCGCTCGTGACGGCTGATGGCAACGTGTACTGCGCATCAGAAAACGGAACCGTCTACGTCTTGAAATCGGGGCCGGAATTGGATGTCGTGGCGGAAAACCCGATGGGGGAACCTTGCTTTGCGACGCCAGCGATCTCGGGCGATAAACTGTTTATTCGCACGACCAAGCGATTGGTTGCGATCGGAACGACAGAGTGA
- a CDS encoding sulfatase produces MKRLHVSAILSFMIAASFPIECWSEQRPNVLFIAVDDLRPSIGCYGDPQAITPNIDRLASRSVQFNRAYCQVAVCNPSRASLMTGLRPDNLAVWTLPIHFREAMPEAVTIPQWFRRYGYTAVSHGKIYHNPTPDPQSWSEPIRDLPRLPAFYPDGTREQMKKFDNELPDRDWRKNNLRGPSTAAPELADDQLLDGARTNMAIEDLRRLGKSDAPFFLAMGYIRPHLAWVAPKKYWDMHDPSKLPVRTGEQIPKNSPPYAMHNNSEMTHYVDRMNLPKPWDDDTVPTEDARHLMHAYYACVSYIDAQIGRLLSALKEEGLADNTIVVLWSDHGWKLGEHRGWGKMTNYEIDAHVPLLITGPGVKCLGQQTDQLAELLDLFPTLCEMAGIDVPDFVDGSSLVPILNDVDAKVHDGAVNQYYRRHEGRQYMGYSIRTSDYRLVEWRDFFSGEVAAKELYDHRNDDSENESIVDSTEPKVIDELTSLLLETHPRKSLVMTPTVHSKPQSDGASGTISFENHTEGLVKVHPITSAGRRGRSRRLQAGDKRTIRAKIGSVFVVESHDGTIHQIHSLSGPTETVSIQPE; encoded by the coding sequence ATGAAGCGACTTCACGTCTCAGCGATCCTTTCGTTCATGATTGCGGCGAGCTTCCCGATCGAATGCTGGTCCGAGCAACGCCCCAATGTGCTGTTCATTGCTGTGGATGATCTGCGTCCCTCGATTGGTTGCTATGGCGACCCGCAAGCGATCACGCCGAACATCGATCGCTTGGCATCCCGGTCGGTTCAGTTCAATCGAGCCTACTGTCAAGTCGCGGTCTGCAACCCATCGCGGGCGAGTTTGATGACGGGACTTCGACCCGACAACCTTGCCGTATGGACCTTGCCTATCCACTTTCGCGAGGCCATGCCTGAGGCGGTGACAATCCCGCAATGGTTCCGCCGGTACGGCTACACCGCCGTCAGTCACGGAAAGATTTATCACAACCCCACGCCCGATCCGCAATCATGGAGCGAGCCGATTCGGGACCTTCCACGACTGCCCGCCTTCTATCCCGATGGCACGCGGGAACAAATGAAGAAGTTCGACAACGAATTGCCCGATCGCGATTGGCGCAAGAACAACCTTCGCGGGCCCAGCACCGCCGCGCCCGAGTTGGCCGATGACCAACTACTCGATGGTGCTCGCACGAACATGGCGATCGAGGACCTTCGCCGACTTGGAAAAAGCGACGCTCCATTCTTCTTAGCGATGGGATACATTCGGCCGCACCTGGCCTGGGTCGCCCCCAAGAAATACTGGGACATGCATGACCCATCCAAGTTACCCGTGCGAACGGGCGAGCAGATTCCAAAAAACTCGCCGCCCTATGCGATGCACAACAACAGCGAGATGACTCACTATGTCGACCGCATGAATCTGCCAAAGCCTTGGGATGACGACACGGTCCCGACCGAAGATGCACGTCACCTGATGCATGCCTACTACGCCTGCGTCAGCTACATCGACGCACAAATCGGCAGGTTGCTGTCCGCTTTGAAGGAAGAAGGATTGGCCGACAACACCATCGTGGTTCTCTGGAGCGACCACGGTTGGAAACTCGGGGAACATCGAGGTTGGGGCAAAATGACCAACTATGAAATCGATGCCCACGTGCCTTTGCTGATCACCGGCCCAGGCGTGAAATGCCTCGGCCAGCAAACGGACCAACTCGCCGAACTACTCGATCTCTTTCCAACGCTTTGCGAAATGGCGGGAATCGATGTTCCTGATTTCGTCGACGGATCGAGTTTGGTTCCGATCCTGAACGATGTTGATGCAAAGGTTCACGACGGCGCGGTCAACCAGTACTACCGCCGACACGAAGGCCGGCAATACATGGGATACTCGATTCGAACGAGCGACTACCGCTTGGTCGAATGGCGAGACTTTTTCAGTGGTGAAGTGGCCGCCAAAGAGCTCTACGATCATCGAAACGACGATTCCGAAAACGAAAGCATCGTCGACTCAACCGAACCGAAAGTCATTGACGAGCTGACCTCGTTGTTGCTCGAGACTCATCCGCGAAAGAGCCTCGTGATGACACCTACGGTTCATTCCAAACCACAATCCGATGGGGCATCGGGAACAATTTCGTTCGAAAACCACACCGAGGGGCTGGTCAAAGTGCATCCGATCACGTCGGCCGGGCGACGAGGAAGATCAAGGCGACTGCAAGCTGGCGACAAACGAACGATCCGAGCAAAGATTGGATCAGTCTTTGTTGTCGAAAGTCACGATGGAACGATTCATCAGATTCATTCTTTGTCAGGGCCGACCGAAACGGTGTCCATTCAACCCGAATGA
- a CDS encoding DUF1559 domain-containing protein has translation MNNRHRPIKLTIAGRQSRDRRRNRAFSNGFTLVELLVVIAIIGVLVGLSAPALQSIREKSRRAACQSNLIPIGLAIQSYHDRWMHFPVGTVLAPDDGITGPIASTAEGNHHNWLGRLMDLLDQPVVANRIDRSVSVYDEANQPVMQLRLPVFRCPSSERDPDNASNYVGLHHPTEKAIDESDHGVFILNVAITRDDVTDGLANTAFVSEKLLPLDDLGWLSGTRATLRNVGGGIETSLDRFAKPVASAVGSVGSRHPTGAHFLFGSGEVRFHASETDPRILEQIVDRRDGQLPMHFQSIETLREQSLK, from the coding sequence ATGAACAATCGCCACCGTCCAATCAAACTCACAATCGCCGGTCGCCAATCACGCGATCGCCGTCGCAACCGGGCGTTCAGTAACGGCTTCACCCTGGTGGAGTTGCTGGTGGTAATCGCCATCATCGGCGTTTTGGTTGGTTTGTCTGCTCCCGCACTGCAGTCGATTCGCGAAAAGTCCCGGCGTGCCGCCTGTCAATCAAATTTGATTCCGATCGGTTTGGCAATCCAAAGTTACCACGATCGTTGGATGCACTTCCCCGTCGGGACCGTCCTCGCCCCCGACGACGGAATCACCGGGCCAATTGCAAGCACCGCAGAAGGCAACCATCACAACTGGTTGGGGCGATTGATGGATTTGTTGGATCAACCCGTTGTGGCCAATCGAATTGATCGATCCGTCAGCGTCTACGACGAAGCCAATCAACCTGTCATGCAACTTCGTCTTCCAGTGTTCCGATGCCCTTCCTCCGAACGGGACCCTGACAACGCCAGCAACTACGTTGGGCTGCACCATCCGACTGAAAAAGCCATTGACGAGAGCGACCATGGCGTCTTCATCCTCAACGTCGCTATCACGCGAGATGATGTGACAGACGGCTTGGCCAATACGGCCTTTGTTTCGGAAAAACTACTTCCGCTGGATGACCTGGGTTGGCTCAGCGGAACGCGGGCGACTCTGCGAAATGTGGGCGGTGGAATTGAAACAAGCCTGGATCGCTTCGCCAAACCGGTCGCGTCAGCGGTTGGTTCGGTCGGCAGTCGTCACCCAACCGGCGCGCACTTTTTGTTCGGCTCTGGAGAGGTTCGCTTTCACGCATCCGAAACGGACCCTCGAATCTTGGAACAAATCGTCGACCGTCGCGATGGGCAATTGCCGATGCACTTTCAGTCGATCGAAACACTACGTGAACAGAGTTTGAAATGA